A stretch of the Thiomicrospira pelophila DSM 1534 genome encodes the following:
- a CDS encoding monovalent cation/H+ antiporter subunit A, whose product MSLVAFNLPIVALLPFAGAILAAWSSKLSRVASAWAAAGITVLAMAFLAPTFSVPFNGETLVQSWTWMPAIGLDFAFRLDGLSLLFAMLILVIGLLIIVYARYYLSPNDSMGRFFAYLLMFMGSMLGIVLSENMIQLVVFWELTSLSSFLLISYWQHRKDARQGARMALAITGAGGLALLGGVLVLGHIVGSYNLTDVLAAGDLIRSHELYVPALVLILLGVFTKSAQFPFHFWLPHAMAAPTPVSAYLHSATMVKAGIFLLARFFPALSGTPEWMWLVGGAGMITFVIGAYTALFKHDLKGLLAYSTISHLGLITLLFGFGTHMAAVAAIFHIINHATFKASLFMVAGIIDHETGTRDMRKLNGLLKYMPHTAVLAMIAAAAMAGVPLLNGFLSKEMFFEQAITASHASALAWFIPIIVTIAAIFSVAYSLRFIHDVFFNGEPIDLPKTPHEPPRFMKIPVDLLVIICLAVGIVPMFTVAPILAVAVAGTLQATPPDYSLAIWHGFNLPLMMSLLALTLGVAVYFVRERLFALHERFIAQIDARVLYNAILLSTLRFSVRLTRGFDKGSLQHAAVWVIGAALVAGLIGFMSMPAALLGDREGLPLDAVTLTAALALIVASYLTVRWHQQRLTALITIGVVGLIVSLGFVKFSAPDLALTQLSVEVVTIVLLLLALYFLPQTSPKEVGRLRLSRDAVISILAGVGVTLFTMAVLSREYDPISTYFLENAKPGGGGTNVVNVILVDFRGIDTLGEIVVLALAGLGIFAMLEGMKLPAPDKDSHGRQWSLDNHPMIMQTLTRLLLPLMLMVAVYIFLRGHNLPGGGFIAGLIAAVALIVQYLANGIEWTSDRLKADMHWVIGFGLLAATGTGLVAIGLGFPFLTSTFTYLTWPVVGKFEVASAIAFDVGVFLVVVGATVMSLVQLGKLSYASHHNGHSPQQETKQWNG is encoded by the coding sequence ATGAGTTTAGTTGCGTTTAACCTCCCGATCGTAGCCCTACTTCCTTTTGCCGGGGCCATTTTAGCGGCTTGGTCCTCCAAGCTTAGCCGGGTTGCTTCAGCCTGGGCAGCCGCTGGTATTACGGTACTGGCGATGGCTTTTTTAGCACCGACTTTTAGTGTTCCGTTTAACGGCGAAACTTTGGTGCAGAGCTGGACATGGATGCCGGCCATTGGCTTAGACTTTGCCTTCCGGCTAGATGGTCTTTCGCTGCTGTTTGCGATGCTCATTTTGGTGATTGGCTTATTAATCATTGTGTATGCACGATATTACTTGTCGCCCAATGATTCCATGGGACGTTTTTTTGCTTACCTGCTGATGTTTATGGGTTCAATGCTGGGGATCGTGTTATCCGAAAACATGATTCAACTGGTGGTATTTTGGGAGCTGACCTCGTTAAGTTCTTTCTTATTAATTAGCTATTGGCAACACCGCAAAGATGCACGCCAGGGCGCTCGCATGGCTTTGGCGATCACGGGCGCGGGCGGCTTAGCTTTACTCGGCGGTGTGTTGGTATTAGGTCATATTGTCGGCAGTTACAATTTAACCGATGTACTCGCGGCCGGTGACCTCATTCGAAGCCACGAACTTTATGTACCCGCGCTGGTATTGATTCTGTTAGGTGTATTCACTAAGTCAGCACAATTCCCTTTCCACTTTTGGTTACCTCACGCGATGGCAGCCCCTACGCCGGTTTCGGCCTACTTGCATTCAGCTACCATGGTAAAAGCTGGCATTTTCTTATTGGCACGCTTTTTCCCCGCTTTATCCGGCACGCCTGAATGGATGTGGCTAGTCGGCGGTGCAGGGATGATCACCTTTGTAATTGGTGCTTATACCGCCTTATTTAAGCACGATTTAAAAGGTCTGCTCGCTTACTCAACCATCAGTCATTTAGGCTTAATCACCTTATTATTCGGTTTTGGCACCCATATGGCGGCGGTGGCGGCTATTTTTCATATTATTAATCACGCCACGTTTAAAGCTTCTTTATTTATGGTGGCGGGCATTATTGATCACGAAACCGGTACGCGCGACATGCGCAAGCTCAATGGCTTACTTAAATACATGCCTCACACGGCCGTGTTAGCGATGATCGCCGCCGCCGCGATGGCGGGGGTTCCGTTATTAAACGGTTTCTTGAGTAAAGAAATGTTCTTTGAGCAGGCCATCACCGCCTCACATGCATCGGCTTTGGCTTGGTTTATTCCGATTATTGTGACCATCGCCGCGATTTTTTCGGTGGCTTATTCATTGCGTTTTATTCACGATGTGTTCTTTAATGGCGAACCGATTGATCTACCAAAAACCCCACACGAGCCACCGCGTTTTATGAAAATCCCAGTCGACCTGCTCGTGATCATTTGTTTGGCCGTCGGCATTGTGCCAATGTTCACCGTCGCACCGATCTTAGCGGTTGCGGTGGCCGGTACACTTCAAGCAACTCCGCCGGATTATAGCTTGGCAATTTGGCATGGTTTCAATTTGCCGCTGATGATGAGTTTGCTCGCCCTGACATTAGGGGTAGCGGTTTACTTTGTGCGCGAGCGTTTGTTTGCCTTGCATGAACGCTTTATTGCGCAAATTGATGCGCGTGTTTTATATAACGCGATTCTGTTGTCCACCTTACGTTTTTCGGTACGCTTAACGCGTGGCTTCGACAAAGGTTCACTTCAGCACGCCGCAGTCTGGGTGATTGGCGCAGCTCTTGTTGCGGGCTTGATCGGCTTTATGTCGATGCCTGCAGCCTTGCTGGGCGACCGTGAAGGCTTGCCACTTGATGCCGTGACCCTAACCGCCGCGCTGGCTTTAATCGTTGCAAGCTACTTAACCGTGCGCTGGCATCAACAGCGCTTAACCGCTCTGATTACAATTGGCGTGGTCGGTTTAATTGTATCGCTTGGTTTTGTTAAGTTTTCAGCCCCAGATCTGGCACTTACTCAGTTATCAGTAGAAGTGGTGACGATTGTTTTATTATTGCTGGCGCTTTATTTCCTACCTCAAACCAGCCCTAAAGAAGTTGGTCGCTTGCGTTTAAGTCGTGATGCGGTCATTTCAATTTTGGCCGGGGTCGGCGTGACCTTATTTACCATGGCGGTCTTAAGTCGCGAATACGATCCTATCTCGACTTACTTCCTAGAAAACGCCAAGCCAGGCGGGGGGGGTACCAACGTCGTAAATGTCATTTTAGTGGATTTCCGTGGCATTGATACTCTTGGAGAGATCGTTGTACTGGCACTAGCTGGTTTGGGTATTTTTGCCATGTTAGAAGGAATGAAACTACCCGCCCCCGACAAAGATTCGCATGGCCGCCAGTGGAGCTTAGATAACCACCCAATGATTATGCAGACCTTAACTCGCCTGCTATTACCCTTAATGTTAATGGTGGCGGTGTATATTTTTCTACGCGGTCACAACCTGCCGGGTGGCGGCTTTATAGCCGGCTTGATTGCGGCGGTGGCGTTGATTGTTCAATACCTCGCCAATGGCATTGAATGGACCAGTGATCGATTAAAAGCGGATATGCATTGGGTAATTGGTTTTGGGTTATTAGCCGCGACCGGTACCGGCTTAGTGGCGATTGGTTTAGGCTTCCCATTCTTAACCTCCACCTTTACCTATTTAACCTGGCCGGTGGTCGGCAAGTTTGAAGTGGCGAGCGCCATCGCGT
- a CDS encoding DUF3581 domain-containing protein — translation MYLDSFHASQGSTITITAEQGSQFAKQVSDDFNPLHNPDSKRFCVPGDLLFALVLARYGLAKKMAFKYTGMVGKGVVLNFPETQAAEFCITDTNDKPYLEVTRNGDISHNMTLIEAFSRAYVAFSGHSFPHILVPLMQQENVMINPDKPMVIYESMAFTFDDLSAEHPSLELTNSSLNVTGKRGLVRMEFDICESGVRVGSGYKTMVLSGLREFDQEQLDNLIQLYEQTKADYRF, via the coding sequence ATGTATTTAGATTCCTTTCACGCTAGCCAAGGTTCAACCATTACCATTACTGCCGAGCAGGGCAGCCAGTTTGCCAAACAGGTTTCAGACGATTTTAATCCTTTACATAACCCCGACTCAAAACGCTTTTGTGTGCCGGGTGATTTACTGTTTGCGTTAGTGTTGGCGCGTTATGGTTTGGCCAAAAAGATGGCGTTTAAATACACTGGCATGGTGGGCAAAGGCGTGGTGCTAAACTTTCCAGAAACCCAGGCCGCCGAATTCTGCATTACGGACACCAACGACAAGCCCTATTTAGAAGTGACGCGCAACGGCGACATCAGTCATAACATGACCTTGATTGAGGCCTTTTCACGCGCTTACGTGGCGTTTTCAGGCCACAGCTTTCCACATATTCTAGTACCATTAATGCAACAAGAAAACGTCATGATTAACCCAGACAAGCCGATGGTGATCTATGAAAGTATGGCGTTTACATTTGACGACCTAAGTGCTGAACATCCCAGTTTAGAACTAACCAACAGTTCATTAAATGTTACTGGTAAACGTGGTTTAGTACGGATGGAGTTTGATATTTGTGAGTCTGGGGTACGTGTAGGATCCGGTTACAAAACCATGGTTTTAAGCGGTTTACGTGAATTCGATCAAGAGCAACTCGACAACCTTATCCAGCTATACGAACAAACCAAAGCGGATTACCGTTTTTAA
- a CDS encoding sensor domain-containing protein: MQKQLAQHLFDHSQQFILTLDDRGCVKSINPFACELLGQVEAQLLGQNWVERYVPVDEQTALKRHLHEVKTLQLTHVTFHHHVIDHAGHLHAFNWHHGFLNNDQNNASLVCLGQDVTELEDTQKRLSYLKDYDKLTQLPKMDLFKEMFEHAMHMAKRYQHKLALFFIDIDSLKIINDRYGHHVGDELIQHAARCLNSLTEENHTLASFGGDEFVLLVEKADMQQVFKHCEAINALFAKPFDTQVGEMMMSCSMGISLYPEDGMDCNTLLQHADIAKNRAKQDGKNQFHFYRTGMDAEISQTHMMELELKKAILNSEFELYFQPQIDNHDNHLVGCEALIRWNNPLLGSVSPAEFIPFAETSNLIVPIGEWVLNNAIEQHLSWQEQGFKIPVSINVSPKQLEHNSFIEQIMSLPARYPALDLTQIELEITETSMVKNPEATFALLRNITSLGIKIAIDDFGTGYSSFASLKRGMFNKVKIDRSFVTDLHLESEDAVIVTAIIRMAETLGLSIIAEGVEHPEQTNILTQLGCRHIQGFLYGKPMPAQNMIELMQNDFPLANRPA; this comes from the coding sequence ATGCAAAAACAACTCGCACAACATTTATTCGACCATAGCCAACAATTCATTCTAACGTTAGATGATCGAGGTTGCGTTAAATCTATCAACCCATTTGCCTGCGAACTGCTTGGCCAGGTCGAAGCTCAGTTATTGGGTCAAAACTGGGTTGAACGCTATGTGCCGGTTGACGAGCAAACGGCTTTAAAACGCCATCTCCATGAGGTTAAAACCCTGCAACTCACGCATGTCACGTTTCATCATCATGTGATTGACCATGCTGGGCATTTGCACGCGTTTAATTGGCATCACGGATTTTTAAATAACGATCAAAATAACGCATCATTGGTATGCTTAGGTCAGGACGTGACTGAGTTGGAAGACACCCAAAAACGCCTGAGTTATTTAAAAGACTACGATAAACTCACCCAGTTGCCTAAAATGGATTTGTTCAAAGAAATGTTTGAACACGCCATGCACATGGCAAAACGTTACCAACATAAGTTAGCGTTATTTTTTATTGATATCGACAGCCTAAAAATTATTAACGACCGCTATGGCCACCACGTGGGTGACGAGTTAATTCAACACGCGGCGCGTTGCTTAAACAGTTTGACGGAAGAAAACCACACTTTAGCTAGCTTTGGTGGCGATGAATTTGTATTGTTGGTGGAAAAGGCCGATATGCAACAAGTGTTCAAACATTGCGAAGCGATTAATGCCTTGTTTGCGAAACCTTTCGATACTCAAGTTGGGGAAATGATGATGTCTTGCAGCATGGGCATCAGCCTTTACCCAGAAGACGGCATGGATTGTAATACCCTATTGCAACATGCCGATATTGCCAAAAACCGAGCCAAGCAGGACGGTAAAAACCAATTTCATTTTTATCGCACTGGCATGGATGCCGAAATCAGTCAGACCCACATGATGGAGTTGGAGCTCAAAAAAGCGATTTTAAATAGCGAATTTGAACTCTATTTCCAGCCGCAAATAGATAATCATGACAATCACCTGGTGGGTTGTGAGGCTTTAATTCGCTGGAACAATCCGCTATTAGGCTCGGTGTCACCTGCTGAGTTTATTCCGTTTGCTGAAACCTCAAATCTGATCGTGCCGATTGGTGAATGGGTGCTAAATAATGCGATTGAGCAACATTTAAGTTGGCAAGAGCAAGGCTTTAAAATACCGGTCAGTATCAATGTTTCGCCTAAACAATTAGAACACAATAGCTTTATTGAGCAGATTATGAGTTTGCCGGCGCGTTATCCAGCGCTTGACCTGACTCAAATAGAACTCGAGATCACCGAAACTTCAATGGTCAAAAATCCTGAAGCGACGTTTGCCTTGTTAAGAAACATCACCTCACTGGGAATTAAAATTGCGATTGATGATTTTGGTACTGGCTATTCGTCTTTTGCTAGTTTAAAACGCGGCATGTTTAACAAAGTCAAAATAGACCGTTCATTTGTGACCGATTTGCACTTGGAATCGGAAGATGCAGTCATCGTGACCGCCATTATTCGCATGGCCGAAACCTTGGGCTTGAGCATTATTGCCGAAGGCGTTGAGCACCCAGAACAAACTAATATTTTGACCCAATTGGGTTGCCGTCATATTCAAGGCTTTTTATATGGCAAACCTATGCCGGCTCAAAACATGATCGAGCTTATGCAAAATGACTTCCCGCTTGCCAATCGACCGGCTTGA
- a CDS encoding TRAP transporter substrate-binding protein translates to MRRRQLLGGLTALVATTLPGLVGCQSESDSVANKDDRVFKWKMVTAWPKNFPGLGTGANQLAQLINEMSGGRIQISVYGAGEMVGPFEVFDAVSQGRAELGHAAAYYWKGKLPSADFFTGVPMGLTAEEMNSWLYNGGGLELWEEAYKPFGLIPNPAGNTGTQMGGWFNREINSLDDLKGLKIRMPGLGAEVYTKVGAVPVNLPGNELFQAMQSGLIDAVEFVGPYNDLAFGFHRVANYYYSPGWQEPGSVMECMINEQAFNELPKDLQSIVRNAMKVANLNMLSEFTARNQQALTSLVEEHQVQLRQFPQEVLIALKQASAEVVEEAANRDPLAKRVWASQKAFRDQVAPWTKHSLKSFLDLRAL, encoded by the coding sequence ATGCGAAGACGTCAATTATTAGGTGGTTTAACGGCTCTAGTCGCCACGACTTTACCAGGCCTGGTGGGTTGCCAGTCCGAATCTGATTCAGTTGCGAATAAAGATGATCGTGTATTTAAATGGAAAATGGTGACCGCTTGGCCAAAAAACTTCCCAGGGTTAGGAACGGGGGCGAATCAGCTTGCGCAGCTGATTAATGAAATGTCTGGCGGGCGTATTCAAATTAGCGTGTATGGTGCGGGTGAAATGGTCGGGCCATTTGAAGTGTTTGACGCGGTATCACAAGGTCGCGCCGAACTCGGGCATGCGGCCGCTTATTATTGGAAGGGTAAGTTGCCCAGTGCTGATTTTTTCACCGGGGTGCCAATGGGTTTAACCGCCGAGGAAATGAACAGCTGGCTCTATAACGGCGGTGGCTTAGAACTTTGGGAGGAGGCCTATAAACCTTTTGGCTTGATACCCAACCCCGCCGGTAATACAGGCACTCAAATGGGTGGTTGGTTTAATCGGGAGATTAACAGCCTCGACGATTTAAAGGGACTCAAAATTCGGATGCCGGGCTTAGGTGCAGAAGTCTATACGAAAGTGGGCGCCGTGCCCGTTAATTTACCCGGCAATGAACTGTTCCAGGCTATGCAAAGCGGTTTGATTGATGCGGTTGAATTTGTCGGGCCATACAACGATTTAGCTTTTGGGTTTCATCGTGTGGCGAACTATTATTATTCACCGGGTTGGCAAGAGCCCGGTTCTGTAATGGAGTGTATGATTAACGAACAAGCGTTTAATGAACTGCCTAAAGACTTACAAAGTATCGTACGCAATGCGATGAAAGTTGCCAATTTGAATATGTTGTCAGAATTCACCGCACGAAATCAACAAGCCTTAACCAGCTTGGTTGAGGAACACCAAGTTCAATTACGCCAATTTCCGCAAGAGGTCTTGATAGCTTTAAAGCAGGCGTCCGCTGAAGTAGTTGAAGAGGCCGCCAACCGTGACCCGTTGGCGAAAAGAGTATGGGCGTCACAAAAAGCGTTCCGTGATCAGGTCGCACCCTGGACAAAGCACTCGTTAAAATCATTTTTAGATTTGCGCGCCTTATAA
- a CDS encoding 2-hydroxyacid dehydrogenase, giving the protein MKVAVFSSKPYDKESLRHYEVTEIAMQYFEVPLNVATAHYAQGFDAVSAFVNDELNEATIEILADGGCKIIALRCAGFNNVDLKAAENLGVKIVRVPAYSPYAVAEHTIGLMLALSRKLYKSYNRVREGNFSLNGLLGFDFYGKTVGIIGAGKIGLLVAERMKAFGCHVLVYDPYLCKTCKEQGFEQVPLDQLYEESHVISLHCPLNNDTHRMINQASIEKMRGGVMLINTGRGALIDTQALIYALKSRKVGYVGLDVYEEEGPLFFEDHSNDIILDDNFERLMTFPNVLVTGHQAYFTKEALEHIAETTIDNLLAFKRAEPLKNEVVLPN; this is encoded by the coding sequence ATGAAAGTCGCCGTATTTAGTAGCAAGCCTTATGATAAAGAATCGCTACGTCATTACGAAGTGACCGAAATAGCGATGCAGTACTTTGAAGTCCCGCTGAATGTTGCGACCGCGCATTATGCGCAGGGTTTTGACGCTGTGAGCGCATTTGTTAACGATGAGTTAAATGAAGCCACCATAGAAATTCTTGCCGATGGTGGCTGCAAAATCATTGCGTTGCGTTGTGCCGGTTTCAATAATGTCGATTTAAAAGCCGCTGAAAACCTGGGTGTAAAAATTGTACGTGTCCCCGCCTATTCGCCTTATGCGGTGGCCGAGCATACGATTGGCTTAATGTTGGCATTAAGCCGAAAACTCTATAAATCCTATAATCGAGTGCGTGAAGGTAACTTCTCGTTAAATGGTTTATTAGGCTTCGATTTTTATGGCAAAACCGTCGGTATTATTGGTGCTGGTAAAATTGGCCTACTGGTCGCTGAACGTATGAAAGCCTTTGGTTGTCATGTATTGGTGTATGACCCTTATTTATGTAAAACCTGTAAAGAACAAGGGTTTGAGCAGGTTCCGCTGGATCAGCTTTATGAAGAATCGCATGTGATCTCATTGCATTGTCCGTTGAACAACGATACCCATCGTATGATTAACCAAGCTAGTATCGAAAAGATGCGCGGTGGCGTGATGCTGATTAATACGGGACGCGGTGCGCTGATTGATACCCAGGCTTTGATTTACGCCTTAAAGTCGCGAAAAGTCGGCTATGTCGGACTGGATGTGTATGAAGAAGAGGGCCCGTTGTTTTTTGAAGATCACTCAAATGACATTATCTTGGATGATAATTTCGAGCGCTTGATGACTTTTCCAAATGTATTGGTAACGGGTCACCAAGCTTACTTTACAAAAGAAGCGTTAGAACATATCGCGGAAACCACGATCGATAATTTATTAGCATTTAAACGTGCTGAACCACTTAAAAACGAAGTTGTTTTGCCTAATTAA
- a CDS encoding LPP20 family lipoprotein, whose translation MKLIKLIPVLSMVGLLAACGGKEVKPEPVQTVVPDCSFPGTTTPAPAWICDAPVPGVEISAVGVTEPSKAGISFMRDQASADARGRLAEQVQVSAQKMVKSYLGTTGVGDAETVDAAASSTVRTLANQELYGSKIYRSLQAPDGRYFVLMGIDKENAQKIIQQSVNTSMKNDQALWQQFQSQKSFDEMSAEIAKQPM comes from the coding sequence ATGAAGTTAATTAAATTAATCCCAGTTTTATCAATGGTGGGTTTATTGGCCGCCTGTGGTGGTAAAGAAGTGAAACCTGAACCGGTTCAAACAGTTGTTCCAGATTGTTCGTTCCCTGGTACGACTACGCCAGCGCCGGCTTGGATTTGTGATGCGCCTGTACCCGGCGTTGAAATTTCGGCGGTGGGGGTTACAGAACCTTCTAAAGCTGGTATTTCGTTTATGCGTGACCAGGCCTCAGCAGATGCACGTGGTCGTTTAGCCGAACAGGTACAAGTAAGTGCGCAGAAAATGGTGAAAAGCTATTTAGGTACAACAGGTGTAGGTGATGCCGAAACGGTCGATGCGGCGGCCAGCTCAACTGTGCGTACGCTTGCCAACCAGGAGTTATATGGTTCAAAAATCTACCGTTCATTGCAAGCACCGGATGGGCGTTATTTTGTGTTGATGGGTATTGATAAAGAAAATGCTCAAAAAATTATTCAACAGTCTGTGAATACAAGCATGAAAAACGATCAAGCTTTGTGGCAGCAGTTCCAGTCCCAAAAATCATTTGATGAAATGTCCGCTGAAATTGCAAAACAACCTATGTAA
- a CDS encoding transglycosylase SLT domain-containing protein, whose product MIRREFLKTGLGLSFSSILGVSQAQTDEFDRYRQSQNQAFSDYKSDLEAAFKAYKQLNDRAFNQYKASISQRWSQVEVSSPKRWVTYDANLSHKLVIDYETGGVRIESVLPPSAEHRAEIEAMIKQINRSRFSDLVERDPVDQVLNQFTSQQAAKFRQQDSPFNAIQTKVSRLPETLPKPQLVRQNQQPIVRYVIPLSIESLTKREQAYWQEVNNQANRWKISPALIMAITRTESAFNPLAKSYVPAYGLMQIVPRSAGMDATQLIYGESRLVSPNYLYNPSNNLQMGSAYLHILEYRYFKEVRDPTARLYCVIAAYNTGPGNVARAITGSTKLSPLYARVNTMTPSQVHDQLMANLPYDETKNYLRKVLAAQADYQKA is encoded by the coding sequence ATGATAAGACGTGAGTTTTTAAAAACCGGACTGGGTCTCTCTTTCAGTAGCATCTTGGGTGTTTCCCAAGCGCAAACGGATGAATTTGATCGCTACCGTCAAAGTCAAAATCAAGCGTTCAGCGATTATAAATCCGACTTGGAAGCGGCTTTTAAAGCCTATAAGCAATTAAATGATCGTGCGTTCAATCAATATAAAGCTTCTATTAGCCAACGCTGGTCTCAGGTTGAGGTGTCGAGCCCAAAGCGCTGGGTAACTTATGACGCTAACTTGTCGCATAAACTGGTGATTGATTATGAAACCGGTGGGGTGCGAATTGAGAGTGTCTTGCCACCCAGCGCTGAGCATAGAGCTGAAATTGAAGCGATGATTAAGCAGATCAATCGCAGTCGTTTTAGTGACTTAGTTGAGCGAGATCCGGTCGATCAAGTCCTGAATCAATTTACTAGTCAACAAGCCGCAAAGTTCCGTCAACAAGACTCCCCATTCAACGCTATTCAAACCAAAGTATCGCGTTTGCCCGAAACTTTACCGAAGCCTCAATTAGTGAGACAAAACCAGCAACCGATCGTGCGTTATGTTATTCCGTTAAGTATTGAATCCTTAACAAAACGAGAGCAGGCTTATTGGCAGGAAGTAAATAACCAAGCTAACCGCTGGAAAATTTCCCCCGCTTTAATTATGGCGATTACGCGCACCGAGAGTGCCTTTAATCCCTTGGCTAAATCCTATGTGCCGGCATATGGTTTGATGCAGATTGTGCCCCGTTCAGCGGGCATGGATGCGACCCAGTTGATTTATGGCGAGTCGCGTTTGGTTTCGCCTAATTACCTTTATAACCCCAGCAACAACTTACAAATGGGTAGCGCTTATTTACATATATTGGAGTATCGCTATTTCAAAGAAGTACGTGATCCGACGGCTCGCTTATATTGTGTGATTGCGGCTTATAACACTGGGCCAGGTAATGTAGCCCGTGCCATCACCGGCAGCACTAAATTAAGCCCCTTATATGCACGAGTCAATACGATGACGCCCTCGCAGGTTCACGATCAGTTAATGGCCAACTTACCTTATGACGAAACCAAAAACTATTTGCGCAAAGTATTGGCTGCGCAGGCCGATTATCAAAAGGCTTAG
- a CDS encoding LPP20 family lipoprotein codes for MSNPSQPSSSSNQSSQAKPELMVPADNQAHFYSQGFGESEQAAQKDALARIATRISVSVQSQTETNLAVTMRDGDEKVEQDYRNQVLTQTKAIDFVGVRLLDQQRNAGQVEVVVSVNRQALIQNYQNKLNQAQSQLKQDFELFKQTSLFEQLKNKSAIMQQSAELMSTFSVMQVLQPSYKPDAVIGLNQALYAHMSQQQQTAVFSIQADQNSQALGQLIEQQLTAENYKVSNSGANVRLQVMTQATPLSVRTTDARIASLKMVNRDTQITVTDAQNRTVSTANLKARGVSPESEQAAIQDTTAYSRMMQGKTIVEFLSGQ; via the coding sequence GTGTCAAATCCAAGCCAACCTTCGAGTTCATCAAATCAAAGCTCACAGGCCAAGCCGGAATTGATGGTGCCAGCGGACAATCAAGCGCATTTTTACTCGCAAGGTTTTGGCGAGTCTGAACAAGCGGCACAAAAAGATGCGTTAGCGCGCATTGCGACACGTATTTCGGTTTCAGTTCAATCTCAAACCGAAACCAACTTAGCGGTGACCATGCGTGATGGGGATGAGAAGGTTGAACAAGACTATCGAAACCAAGTCTTAACCCAAACCAAAGCGATTGATTTTGTCGGAGTCCGTTTGTTAGACCAGCAGCGTAATGCCGGTCAAGTTGAAGTGGTCGTGAGTGTAAATCGCCAAGCACTGATCCAGAATTACCAAAATAAATTGAATCAAGCGCAATCTCAGCTTAAACAAGACTTTGAGCTTTTTAAACAAACCAGCTTGTTTGAGCAATTAAAAAATAAATCGGCGATCATGCAACAGTCGGCGGAACTTATGTCGACTTTCAGTGTGATGCAGGTATTGCAGCCATCCTATAAGCCCGATGCGGTGATTGGCTTAAATCAAGCTTTGTATGCGCATATGAGTCAGCAACAACAAACGGCGGTGTTTTCAATTCAAGCGGATCAAAACTCACAAGCCCTAGGTCAGTTGATAGAGCAACAATTGACCGCAGAAAACTACAAGGTCTCGAATAGTGGAGCAAATGTACGCTTACAAGTTATGACGCAAGCCACACCTTTATCGGTAAGAACCACCGATGCACGCATTGCGAGCTTAAAGATGGTGAATCGTGATACTCAGATTACGGTCACCGATGCACAAAACCGCACGGTTTCGACCGCCAATTTAAAGGCTCGAGGTGTGTCACCGGAAAGCGAGCAGGCGGCCATTCAAGATACCACCGCTTATAGTCGAATGATGCAAGGTAAAACCATTGTTGAGTTTTTAAGCGGGCAATAA